One segment of Rhodopirellula baltica SH 1 DNA contains the following:
- a CDS encoding proton-conducting transporter transmembrane domain-containing protein, translating into MTDSMQIWLSLLLPLIAYVLLTLTGKSPNVREGCTLTVATILFLLTCRMASGVFAGERPEWMWGEWLPGFQIAFKVEPLGMLFALVASGLWILTTIYAVGYMRGHNEDHQTRFFGCFAFAIFAAIAAAYAKNLFTLFVAYEVMTISTYPLVTHHGNEEARNGGRVYLGILLSTSIAFFMLAIAWTYSLAGTLEFTLGGILAEPVADEKISTVGLGLLLALFAFGIGKAALMPFHRWLPAAMVAPTPVSALLHAVAVVKVGVFSVLKVVVYIFGLDLLTDSGVNLWLAYVAGFSLVVASLVAMTKDNLKARLAYSTIGQLAYITLGAALATPNSIIGGGMHIAMHAVGKITLFFCAGAIYVGAHKKNISDMRGLGRQMPFTFGAFLLASVSIIGLPPGGGAWSKWFLAVGTVETHQYLLTAALMVSSLLNIAYLVPIPMLAFMGKPKTDESHGAGAHGHEADEHDPHPHGPTDGIHEAPMMCVVPLCITAIGSVALFFAADWIYEALLPITQTPNS; encoded by the coding sequence ATGACCGATTCAATGCAAATTTGGCTCTCGTTGCTGCTACCGTTGATTGCCTACGTGCTGCTAACACTGACCGGCAAATCTCCGAACGTTCGCGAAGGATGCACGCTCACCGTCGCCACCATTCTCTTCTTGCTGACCTGCCGAATGGCCAGCGGCGTGTTCGCCGGTGAGCGTCCGGAATGGATGTGGGGTGAGTGGTTGCCGGGATTCCAAATCGCGTTCAAAGTCGAACCGCTGGGCATGCTTTTCGCGCTCGTTGCCTCGGGACTTTGGATCCTGACGACGATCTACGCGGTTGGCTACATGCGGGGTCACAACGAAGATCATCAAACACGATTCTTTGGATGCTTTGCCTTCGCCATTTTCGCGGCCATCGCTGCGGCGTATGCGAAAAACTTGTTCACATTGTTTGTGGCCTACGAGGTCATGACGATCTCGACCTATCCACTGGTCACGCACCACGGCAATGAAGAGGCTCGCAACGGCGGACGTGTTTACCTCGGGATCTTGCTATCCACCTCGATCGCGTTTTTCATGCTCGCGATCGCCTGGACTTACTCACTGGCCGGCACCTTGGAATTCACGCTCGGCGGTATCCTTGCCGAACCCGTCGCCGATGAAAAAATCTCCACCGTCGGGCTGGGCCTTTTGCTGGCTTTGTTCGCATTCGGAATCGGCAAAGCCGCGCTGATGCCTTTCCATCGCTGGCTGCCAGCCGCGATGGTCGCACCAACACCCGTTAGTGCTTTGTTGCACGCGGTCGCGGTGGTCAAGGTGGGTGTTTTCTCGGTGCTGAAAGTGGTGGTCTACATCTTCGGCTTGGACTTGCTTACTGATTCGGGCGTAAACCTATGGCTGGCCTACGTTGCCGGGTTCTCGTTGGTGGTCGCGTCCTTGGTCGCGATGACAAAAGACAATTTGAAGGCACGACTGGCATATTCAACGATTGGCCAACTGGCATACATCACGCTGGGTGCCGCGCTCGCGACGCCGAACAGCATCATCGGCGGCGGCATGCACATCGCGATGCATGCGGTTGGTAAGATCACGTTGTTCTTCTGTGCCGGTGCGATCTATGTCGGTGCTCACAAGAAAAACATCAGTGACATGCGTGGGCTTGGCCGTCAAATGCCGTTCACGTTTGGCGCTTTTCTATTGGCCTCGGTCAGCATCATCGGCTTGCCGCCTGGCGGAGGTGCCTGGAGCAAATGGTTCTTGGCCGTTGGCACGGTCGAGACCCACCAATACTTGCTCACCGCGGCATTGATGGTCAGTTCGCTGCTCAACATCGCGTACTTGGTACCCATCCCCATGTTGGCTTTCATGGGAAAACCGAAAACGGATGAGTCACACGGTGCGGGCGCACATGGGCACGAAGCTGACGAGCATGACCCGCATCCTCACGGACCGACCGACGGGATTCACGAAGCCCCCATGATGTGCGTGGTTCCGCTGTGCATCACCGCGATTGGCAGTGTCGCATTGTTCTTCGCCGCCGACTGGATTTACGAAGCCCTGTTGCCGATCACGCAGACGCCAAACTCATGA
- a CDS encoding monovalent cation/H+ antiporter subunit D family protein — protein MTEHLPILLIVLPLVAAPLCVIVHQRTAAYTLALVVSWITFAISIALVAQVSQTGVIRYNLGGWAPPYGIEYLVDSLSSFVMMFVSGIGAIVLVYAPKSVDDEIARSKHYLFYATYLLCLTGLMGMCVTGDLFNVFVFLEISSLSSYALISLGQTRRAPLAAFQYLIIGSIGATFILIGIGLLYQMTGTLNMADIAARVPHENGPRTVLVAFGFLVIGLCVKMAVFPLHTWLPNAYTYAPSVVTCFIAATATKVSVYAFIRVIFGIITPGFAFDYLPLDTELTILALVGIFVASTAAIYQANVKRLLAYSSVAQIGYMILGISMSTPGGLTAGIVHMFNHALIKGGLFMIVGCFALRLGSVKLDDWKGAGKTMPWTSLGWAIGGLALIGVPVTAGFISKWLLLTAAMEKGMWPVAVLMLLSSLLAVVYVWRVVETLYFSEPTAKVLQAKEAPLGMLIPTYVVLAGTFVFGVWTTYSADLAAAAAAGLLGATP, from the coding sequence TTGACGGAACATCTTCCAATTCTTTTGATCGTGTTGCCGTTGGTCGCGGCTCCACTGTGCGTGATCGTGCATCAGCGAACTGCTGCGTACACGCTTGCGTTGGTGGTCTCCTGGATCACGTTTGCCATTTCGATCGCGTTGGTCGCGCAAGTCAGCCAAACCGGAGTCATTCGGTACAACCTGGGTGGCTGGGCTCCGCCGTACGGCATCGAATACCTGGTCGATTCGTTGTCATCCTTTGTGATGATGTTCGTGTCGGGAATCGGTGCGATCGTTCTGGTCTACGCACCCAAATCCGTTGACGACGAAATCGCTCGGTCGAAGCACTATCTGTTCTACGCGACGTATTTGTTGTGTCTGACCGGATTGATGGGCATGTGCGTGACGGGTGACCTTTTCAATGTCTTCGTGTTCCTTGAAATCTCGTCGCTATCGTCTTACGCACTGATCAGTCTCGGCCAAACACGCAGGGCACCATTGGCCGCGTTCCAGTACCTGATCATTGGCAGCATCGGTGCCACATTCATTCTGATTGGTATCGGACTGCTGTATCAGATGACCGGCACGCTCAACATGGCCGACATCGCCGCTCGAGTGCCCCACGAAAACGGGCCTCGCACCGTTCTGGTCGCGTTCGGTTTTTTGGTCATCGGATTGTGTGTGAAGATGGCGGTGTTCCCGCTGCACACTTGGCTGCCCAACGCATACACATACGCCCCGTCGGTGGTGACTTGCTTCATCGCGGCGACGGCAACGAAGGTTTCGGTGTACGCGTTCATTCGAGTGATCTTCGGAATCATCACGCCGGGATTCGCTTTCGACTACCTGCCACTGGATACTGAGCTGACCATTCTGGCGTTGGTCGGCATCTTTGTCGCTTCGACCGCGGCAATCTATCAAGCCAACGTGAAACGATTGCTGGCCTATTCCAGCGTCGCTCAGATCGGATACATGATTTTAGGAATCAGCATGTCGACGCCAGGTGGACTGACCGCCGGCATCGTGCACATGTTCAATCACGCGTTGATCAAAGGCGGCTTGTTCATGATCGTCGGTTGTTTCGCGTTGCGATTGGGCAGCGTCAAACTAGACGACTGGAAAGGCGCCGGAAAAACGATGCCTTGGACCTCGCTCGGTTGGGCGATCGGTGGGCTGGCTTTGATCGGTGTTCCCGTGACGGCGGGCTTCATCAGCAAATGGTTGCTGCTCACCGCGGCAATGGAAAAGGGAATGTGGCCGGTCGCCGTGCTGATGCTGCTGAGTTCCTTGCTGGCGGTTGTTTACGTCTGGCGAGTGGTCGAAACGCTGTACTTCAGTGAACCGACCGCCAAGGTACTGCAGGCCAAGGAGGCTCCGCTGGGCATGTTGATCCCAACCTACGTCGTCTTAGCAGGAACATTCGTGTTTGGTGTTTGGACCACTTACTCCGCCGATTTGGCCGCCGCCGCGGCTGCGGGATTGTTGGGAGCCACGCCATGA
- a CDS encoding sodium:proton antiporter yields the protein MNSPALEQAAGLYNYWIVIVLMMTGFYIVLARRNLIKAVIGLNIFQTSVFLLYVTMGKVRGGTAPIIPPEVAAAQAKVMHDAGHGEHSTHALGTVSEEIVGSHAAHADLPGADIIYSNPLPSVLMLTAIVVGIATTALALALVVRIREDYGTIEEDRILEIDRADGFPDDDDEDQWIDTDTHSLAGSSPDTPTDSESVN from the coding sequence ATGAACAGTCCAGCCTTGGAACAAGCCGCGGGGCTCTACAACTACTGGATCGTGATCGTCTTGATGATGACCGGTTTCTACATCGTGCTGGCACGAAGGAACCTCATCAAAGCTGTGATCGGCCTGAACATCTTTCAAACGTCCGTGTTCTTGCTCTACGTCACGATGGGCAAAGTTCGCGGCGGAACCGCACCGATCATTCCTCCCGAAGTCGCCGCGGCTCAGGCCAAGGTGATGCACGATGCCGGACACGGCGAGCACTCAACCCACGCTCTCGGAACTGTATCCGAAGAGATTGTTGGATCGCACGCCGCTCACGCTGATTTGCCTGGTGCCGACATCATTTACTCCAACCCATTGCCCAGCGTCTTGATGCTGACGGCAATCGTGGTCGGCATCGCCACCACCGCATTGGCGCTCGCGTTGGTCGTTCGCATTCGAGAAGACTACGGAACGATCGAGGAAGACCGAATCTTGGAAATCGATCGAGCCGACGGCTTCCCAGATGACGACGACGAGGACCAATGGATTGATACAGACACTCATTCACTGGCCGGGAGTTCCCCCGACACCCCCACCGATTCGGAGTCAGTGAATTGA
- a CDS encoding Na(+)/H(+) antiporter subunit B, whose product MIKFPIIRVITKLLIPYILLFAFYVQFHGDYGPGGGFQAGVIFASALILYGLVFGLDAIKRVAPPIVIEKLMAVGVLVYAGTGFATMMLGGNFLDYDVLEHSFNHKYLPGGQHLGIFLVEVGVGITVTSVMTMIFYAFASRSRFV is encoded by the coding sequence ATGATCAAGTTCCCAATCATTCGCGTGATCACCAAGCTGCTGATCCCGTACATCTTGCTGTTCGCGTTTTATGTTCAGTTCCACGGTGACTACGGCCCGGGTGGTGGTTTTCAGGCAGGAGTGATCTTTGCATCGGCACTGATCCTGTACGGTCTGGTCTTCGGGCTCGATGCGATCAAACGTGTCGCTCCACCCATCGTGATCGAAAAGCTGATGGCGGTCGGCGTCCTGGTTTACGCCGGCACCGGCTTCGCCACGATGATGCTGGGCGGAAACTTTTTGGACTACGACGTCCTAGAACACTCCTTCAACCACAAATACTTGCCGGGTGGACAACACCTGGGGATCTTCCTCGTGGAAGTCGGCGTGGGAATCACGGTGACCTCGGTGATGACGATGATCTTTTACGCCTTCGCCAGCCGGAGTCGATTCGTATGA
- a CDS encoding DUF4040 domain-containing protein translates to MNWVVFAILALLALTAVTVARLRQLWAAVMFTGIYSFLSASWMMILDAPDVAFTEAAVGAGISTVLMLSTLALTGEQEQPTKRSPIVPLLVVLVTGGALIYGTLDMPHYGDPNAVVHLHPDPSFVERSLEDMHGLPNVVTALLASYRGYDTLGETTVVLTAGIAVLLILRRDEMERPAIASRAKRRRRKANA, encoded by the coding sequence ATGAATTGGGTCGTCTTTGCCATTTTGGCGTTGCTGGCACTCACCGCCGTGACAGTCGCGAGATTGCGACAGTTGTGGGCCGCGGTGATGTTCACCGGCATTTACAGTTTTCTGAGTGCATCTTGGATGATGATCCTGGATGCACCCGATGTTGCGTTCACGGAAGCCGCGGTTGGCGCGGGCATTTCGACCGTGCTGATGCTCAGCACATTGGCACTGACCGGTGAACAAGAGCAACCAACCAAACGATCACCAATTGTGCCGCTGCTTGTCGTTTTGGTCACCGGCGGTGCATTGATCTACGGAACGCTGGACATGCCGCACTACGGCGACCCCAACGCGGTCGTCCACCTGCATCCGGATCCTTCGTTTGTCGAGCGATCGCTCGAAGACATGCATGGATTGCCCAACGTGGTCACTGCATTGCTGGCGTCCTACCGGGGTTACGACACACTTGGTGAAACGACGGTTGTGTTGACCGCCGGCATCGCCGTGTTGTTGATCCTCAGACGGGATGAAATGGAACGTCCGGCAATCGCAAGTCGAGCCAAACGACGTCGACGGAAGGCAAACGCATGA
- the mnhG gene encoding monovalent cation/H(+) antiporter subunit G, translated as MIALEIASWFFLIAGSFFSIVGGIGIIRLPEFFSRMHGGGITDTMGAGLILIGLLCLAGPTLVAAKLIAILFFLTITSPSSCHALAHSALIHGVKPELDVKPKPNTMTNPPYGPRDGDAS; from the coding sequence ATGATCGCACTAGAAATCGCAAGCTGGTTCTTCTTGATCGCAGGATCGTTCTTTTCCATTGTGGGTGGAATCGGAATCATCCGGTTGCCCGAGTTCTTCTCGCGCATGCACGGTGGCGGCATCACCGACACGATGGGTGCTGGTTTGATTTTGATCGGGCTGCTGTGTTTGGCGGGTCCCACGTTGGTCGCGGCAAAGCTGATTGCAATTCTGTTTTTCCTGACCATCACCAGCCCCAGTTCATGCCACGCGTTGGCTCACTCGGCGTTGATTCACGGTGTCAAACCAGAACTCGACGTCAAACCAAAACCGAACACCATGACGAACCCGCCATACGGCCCGCGTGACGGAGACGCCTCATGA
- a CDS encoding monovalent cation/H+ antiporter complex subunit F, translated as MFPCCMMPLMFAASEAAGHVAQTASGRGHASSADLHNMLNYSAHAFNLSATHHVMMATSAAVLVTMTLALIRAMAGPTVFDRVLALNMFGTKTVLFICVVSFVTARTDFLDLALLYSLMNFIGMVALLRFTQYRSFGEEPA; from the coding sequence ATGTTTCCCTGTTGCATGATGCCACTGATGTTCGCCGCCAGCGAAGCGGCCGGTCACGTCGCCCAAACGGCGTCGGGGCGTGGGCACGCAAGCTCCGCCGACCTGCACAACATGCTGAATTATTCCGCTCACGCATTCAACTTGAGTGCAACGCATCACGTGATGATGGCCACTTCGGCGGCCGTCTTGGTCACGATGACACTGGCCTTGATTCGCGCGATGGCCGGACCAACTGTGTTCGACCGCGTGCTCGCACTCAACATGTTCGGCACCAAAACGGTGCTGTTCATTTGCGTGGTCAGTTTCGTGACCGCACGGACTGATTTTCTTGATCTCGCATTGCTCTACAGCCTGATGAACTTCATCGGCATGGTCGCTTTGTTGCGATTCACTCAGTATCGCAGCTTCGGTGAGGAACCCGCCTGA
- a CDS encoding Na+/H+ antiporter subunit E — MRYAFWLTVALIATWLVWSGHFDNPFLLGLGALSVLVSLYVSLRMKIVDEEGAPAQLGIRPFVFYAPWLAKEIVESNLAVAKIILSRKMKLKRNMITIRSHQKCELGRVILANSITLTPGTVSVQMEGEKILIHGLNLEETEEDMSGEMDERICRLEKSK; from the coding sequence GTGAGATACGCGTTTTGGCTCACTGTCGCATTGATCGCGACCTGGCTGGTCTGGTCAGGACATTTTGACAACCCATTCCTTCTTGGACTCGGTGCGTTGTCGGTGCTGGTCAGCCTCTACGTCTCATTGCGAATGAAAATCGTCGACGAGGAAGGTGCCCCGGCTCAACTCGGCATCCGCCCGTTCGTGTTCTATGCACCTTGGTTGGCCAAGGAGATCGTTGAAAGCAACTTGGCCGTTGCCAAGATCATCTTGTCTCGCAAGATGAAGCTGAAACGGAACATGATCACGATCCGGTCGCATCAAAAGTGCGAACTTGGACGAGTCATCCTGGCCAATTCCATCACGCTGACCCCCGGCACCGTGTCGGTTCAGATGGAAGGCGAAAAAATCTTGATCCACGGTTTGAATTTGGAAGAAACCGAGGAAGACATGTCCGGTGAGATGGACGAACGCATCTGCCGGTTGGAGAAATCCAAGTGA
- a CDS encoding tetratricopeptide repeat protein, with translation MNESLSIAHLEFEAGRFAHAIQFAQYSLAQDPDDADALTLLGMASLCFCEFDEGIDALERAALIQPLSRAIQIELAIAYGSVGRQNLSKELLMSVATSGKVSSAELLRIAAGLEAIDEPRLAMEACRQAGILNPEQPEVHYQMGYYAQQCGHPSEICESLIRHAIALDPRNVHFRIGLASLLIRLERKPDAIKVLTPVIPDRLEEVHCQCCLKRIANLFFDCDDVQRARLYASRLKTLTKQSFTAQQSNVA, from the coding sequence ATGAATGAATCACTCTCCATCGCTCACCTCGAATTTGAGGCAGGGCGTTTCGCTCACGCGATTCAGTTTGCTCAATACTCCTTGGCCCAAGATCCAGACGACGCCGACGCCCTGACATTGCTGGGAATGGCCAGTCTCTGTTTCTGCGAATTTGACGAAGGCATCGATGCACTCGAACGCGCCGCCCTGATTCAACCACTTTCGCGAGCCATCCAAATTGAACTGGCGATCGCGTACGGATCAGTTGGCCGACAAAATTTGTCCAAAGAATTGTTGATGTCGGTGGCAACGTCGGGCAAGGTTTCCAGTGCGGAACTTTTGCGGATCGCGGCCGGACTGGAAGCGATCGACGAACCTCGCTTGGCAATGGAGGCTTGCCGGCAGGCAGGCATTTTGAATCCAGAGCAACCCGAAGTTCACTACCAGATGGGTTACTACGCGCAGCAGTGCGGGCATCCATCGGAGATCTGCGAGTCGTTGATCCGGCACGCAATCGCACTCGATCCTCGCAACGTCCACTTTCGAATCGGATTGGCGTCGTTGCTGATCCGACTCGAACGCAAACCCGACGCGATCAAGGTTCTCACCCCGGTTATCCCGGACCGCCTGGAAGAGGTGCACTGCCAATGCTGTCTCAAACGCATCGCGAACCTATTCTTCGACTGCGACGACGTACAACGAGCTCGCCTTTATGCATCAAGATTGAAGACGCTGACCAAACAGTCCTTCACTGCGCAACAAAGCAACGTTGCCTGA
- a CDS encoding outer membrane protein assembly factor BamB family protein → MPLASAAEGQWPKFQNGGRSSIDIALPTEWSPEQNIAWTADIEGYGQSTPIVAHDQIVVTSTSGENKDEYHVSSFAIDTGKLNWKVDVANPSPFKNSPMVSRAAPSAVATDTGFVAFFEGGVLLAITPSGETQWKRDLVAEFGPITARHGLSASLEADSAHVFVWVEREEAPYVLAVNPTTGEDVWKVDGLGATSWASPRLVPVEDGQQLVCSASGKLVGLDPSTGERLWEFTELSNNTSNTPTIVSQGRFLIGASDGRGETNAGASAASNGLIEISRGDAGKFQAKFVWQAKKATCTFGSPVVAGDTAAIVNRTGVLYRLDLETGEQVSAKRTDAGGLWATPLVAGGNLYLFGYKGTTSVISLADGKVISENRCWPEGGDGEKTPGFGGGNVLYAGAPAGDRLLIRRGDKLYAIGAK, encoded by the coding sequence ATGCCGCTCGCATCGGCGGCCGAAGGCCAATGGCCCAAGTTTCAAAACGGCGGACGATCATCGATCGACATCGCTTTACCGACGGAGTGGTCACCCGAGCAAAACATCGCTTGGACAGCGGACATCGAAGGGTACGGCCAATCGACTCCGATCGTCGCTCACGACCAAATTGTCGTGACATCAACCAGTGGCGAGAACAAAGACGAATACCACGTGTCGTCCTTCGCAATTGATACCGGCAAGCTGAATTGGAAAGTCGACGTCGCCAACCCATCGCCGTTCAAGAACTCTCCCATGGTCAGCCGCGCTGCGCCCAGCGCAGTCGCAACCGACACTGGCTTTGTCGCGTTTTTTGAAGGTGGTGTGTTGCTGGCGATCACACCTTCGGGCGAAACACAGTGGAAACGTGACTTGGTCGCCGAGTTCGGTCCCATCACCGCTCGACATGGTTTATCCGCATCCTTGGAAGCGGACTCGGCGCACGTCTTTGTGTGGGTTGAACGCGAAGAAGCTCCCTATGTTTTGGCCGTCAATCCAACGACCGGCGAAGACGTCTGGAAAGTCGATGGATTGGGTGCGACATCGTGGGCGTCACCGCGATTGGTACCTGTCGAAGATGGACAACAACTTGTGTGCAGCGCCAGTGGCAAGCTGGTTGGTTTGGATCCATCCACGGGCGAACGTCTTTGGGAATTCACTGAGCTTTCCAACAACACATCCAACACGCCAACGATCGTCAGCCAAGGACGCTTCCTGATCGGAGCATCCGACGGCCGTGGTGAAACAAACGCCGGCGCGTCGGCGGCTAGCAACGGATTGATCGAAATCAGCCGAGGCGACGCTGGCAAGTTCCAAGCGAAATTTGTATGGCAGGCCAAAAAGGCAACCTGCACATTCGGAAGCCCTGTCGTTGCAGGTGACACCGCCGCAATCGTCAATCGAACCGGAGTCCTCTATCGATTGGATTTGGAAACCGGCGAACAAGTCTCCGCGAAACGGACCGATGCGGGCGGCCTCTGGGCGACTCCATTGGTCGCCGGCGGCAACCTGTACCTGTTTGGATACAAGGGAACGACCAGCGTGATCTCACTCGCCGATGGCAAAGTAATCTCCGAAAACCGGTGCTGGCCCGAAGGCGGCGACGGAGAAAAAACGCCCGGTTTTGGCGGTGGAAACGTACTTTATGCCGGTGCACCAGCCGGCGATCGCTTGCTGATTCGTCGTGGCGACAAACTGTACGCAATCGGCGCGAAGTAG
- a CDS encoding AraC family transcriptional regulator gives MICVRRLSFCDNVFGLGEITPVTHINRPRIALLVEVSRAYGRELLRGIALYARTKGDWSLLHEEMTIDSVVPDWISRTRVDGVIARLDHHSIDPLRRLRVPIVDVRGNRKFPGVPQVEADNEQVAEMAFEHLWERGFRRFAFCGFRFATYSDARLIAFRKLVEKAGCPFTEHQSPGAPGITLRELERAGVVEQEALVEWLSTLERPTGLFVCNDIRGQQVLNACRFANIAVPDDVGVIGVDDDDTICSICDPSLSSVRPNAELAGYRAAEILQQMLNGWVPDKEVERIPPISVTERLSTKVVAVEDAELARVCRFIRQNACNGINVGDVVEFTSLSRRQLERRFRDVLGHTPHHQITMTQLERVRQLLTETDMTLEQIAPLAGYSHKESLGAVFKRETGQSPGEYRTEQQKKGKGAREELGEAESN, from the coding sequence ATGATTTGCGTCAGGCGGTTGTCGTTTTGCGACAATGTGTTCGGCCTTGGAGAAATCACGCCAGTGACTCATATCAATCGACCCCGAATTGCTTTGCTGGTGGAGGTCTCTCGGGCCTATGGTCGCGAGCTTCTACGGGGCATCGCGCTTTATGCGAGGACGAAGGGCGATTGGTCGTTGCTGCATGAAGAGATGACGATCGATTCGGTGGTGCCCGATTGGATCTCTCGAACACGCGTCGACGGCGTGATCGCACGACTGGATCACCACAGCATCGATCCACTTAGAAGGTTGCGTGTCCCGATCGTGGATGTTCGTGGCAACCGAAAGTTTCCAGGCGTGCCCCAAGTCGAAGCGGACAACGAACAAGTCGCCGAGATGGCGTTCGAGCACCTTTGGGAGCGAGGCTTTCGACGCTTTGCGTTTTGCGGCTTTCGATTCGCGACCTATTCTGACGCCAGGTTGATCGCGTTTCGCAAATTGGTCGAGAAGGCAGGTTGTCCATTCACCGAGCATCAATCGCCGGGTGCTCCTGGAATCACGTTGAGAGAACTCGAGCGAGCCGGCGTGGTCGAGCAAGAGGCTCTGGTTGAATGGTTGTCGACGTTGGAACGGCCAACCGGATTGTTTGTCTGCAACGACATTCGCGGACAACAAGTTCTCAACGCTTGTCGGTTTGCAAACATCGCTGTGCCCGATGATGTGGGTGTGATCGGAGTCGATGATGACGACACGATCTGCTCGATTTGTGATCCATCGCTTTCGAGCGTGCGACCAAATGCGGAATTGGCGGGATACCGAGCCGCCGAGATTTTGCAGCAAATGCTCAACGGTTGGGTGCCAGACAAAGAAGTCGAACGTATTCCGCCGATTTCGGTGACGGAGCGATTGTCGACCAAGGTCGTCGCGGTCGAAGACGCTGAGCTGGCTCGAGTGTGTCGCTTCATTCGCCAGAACGCTTGCAACGGAATCAACGTCGGTGACGTGGTGGAGTTCACTTCACTGTCACGTCGACAACTCGAGCGACGCTTTCGTGACGTGCTGGGGCACACACCGCATCACCAAATCACGATGACTCAGTTGGAACGGGTGCGTCAGTTGTTGACTGAAACCGACATGACGTTGGAACAAATCGCTCCTCTGGCCGGCTACAGTCACAAGGAGAGTCTCGGCGCGGTATTCAAACGTGAGACTGGCCAGTCGCCCGGCGAGTACCGGACGGAGCAACAGAAAAAAGGCAAAGGTGCTCGCGAAGAGTTGGGTGAGGCCGAGTCGAATTAG